The genomic DNA CTTGCGATAGGCAGCGAGTTCGTTCTTGTCGAGCTTGCCGTCATGATTGGTGTCGATCTTGTTGAACAGCGCGTCGGCCTCCGCTTTGGAGATCGTGCCATCGCCGTCGGTATCGATCGATTTGAACCACATGCCGCCGCCATGCTCCATATGGTGGCGCATGCCCGCCTGAGGCCCGGGGGCCGGCGCGGCAGGGGCTGCGGGCGCGGCGGTCTGGGCGAAGGCTGCGCCGCCCATCGCCAGGAACACCGCCGAAGCGGCCATGAAATTCCGGATCGAACGTGCCTTGAGATTGCCTTGCATGTCTTTACTCCTTTTTCGTCTCGGTGGACTGGTAAGGATTAGAGCGCACGCCAGGCTGGAAAGTTGGTCCACCTAATACGTTGTTACGCGGCTCACAGTTAGGCGCTGCCGGCGTAAGCCGCTGAAAGTAACGGTAAATAAGATGGCGCAGCGCAGTTACAAGTCAGTCTTTGGCAGAGATAGGCTCGTTGCCGCCAGGCTGCCCCGGCAATGGCTGGGACTGCTGTTGCGGCAAGGACTGCGGCGGCGGTGCGGGGATGGGCGTGGCGGGCACCGGCATCGGCGTGGATAGCGGCGCCGCCGCGCCTGCCGGCAAAGCCGGTTGCGCGGCCGCCGCAGGGCCGCGCGTGACGATCGCCGGGACAGGTAGCGCAATTTCCTGGCGCACGCCGTTGCGCTCGATCACGATCCCGCGGTCGCGGACTTCCGTCAGCCGGATCTGCGACGACAGCGCGGTGCCCGCGCGCACGGCCTTGGGCGGGCCGCCATCCAGCGAGACAATGGCCGCACCGGCACCGCTGCCGATATCCGCGACCACCCCGATCAACTGCACGTCGCGCACGCCGGACTGCGCGTTGCCGCCGAACAGCGTGCCGGCCGCGCCGGTCTCCACCGCCTCGGTCTGCGCCACGCGGGCCGCGTGCGGCACGGCAATGGTCCGCATCGCGCTGAAGGTCAGCACCCAGCGGGTAGCCAGGGCGCACAGCGCGACGAACAGCACGAGCCCGGCCAGTCGCGGCAGCCAGAGGCTGGAGGGGTTGAAGCGAAAAGCGGGCCGCAAGGAGAGTTGCACGGAAGTGGGCTGGTGGGCGTCAAAGCACCAAGCCTACCAGAGCCGCATGACAGCTGTCTGCCTCCGCCGGGCCCGCGACGCATCGGCACGCCGAGGCGCAACGGTGCGTTCCGCGCCTTCCCCGGCGTTTTGCCGCGGTCGAACATGCAAGCACTCGCTCACAAAGCCGTCATGAAGTGGCGGTTATACTGTTTGACCAACTGGATCGCCGCCACGCGGATGCAAGCAGGCGCTCCGCCAGATATTCCATAAGGCTAACCATGATGCGCAGGAACGTTGCCACCCTCCCCGACTCCACCTCCCGCCTGGGCCGCCGCCGCTCGCGCGGCTTTACCCTGATCGAAATCATGGTCGTGATCGTGATCCTCGGCGTGCTGGCCGCGCTGGTGGTCCCCAAGATCATGAGCCGCCCCGACGAAGCGCGTATCGTCGCCGCGCGCCAGGACATCTCCTCGATCATGCAGGCGCTCAAGCTGTACCGCCTGGACAACAGCCGCTACCCCACCACCGAGCAAGGCCTGGCCGCACTGGTGGCCAAGCCCACCACCGAGCCGGTGCCCAACAACTGGAAGGGCGGCGGCTACCTGGAAAAGCTGCCCAAGGATCCCTGGGGCCATCCGTACCAGTACCTGAACCCGGGCGTGCGCGGCGAGATCGACGTGTTCAGCTTCGGCGCTGACGGCCAGGCCGGCGGCAGCGGCAACGACGCCGATATCGGCAACTGGGAATAAGGAACCACCGCCATGATCCGGGCCGGGCGCGCAGCCATGAGCACCTGGCCACAGGAACGGCGAATCCGCGGCCATCGCGGCCGCGGCTTCACCTTGCTCGAACTGCTGGTGGTGATGGTGATCGCCGGCATCGTGATCTCGCTGGTAGCCGTCAATGCCGCGCCCAATGAGCGCGGCCGCGTGCTCGACGACGGCCAGCGCATTGCGCGCCTGTTCGAGCTCGCGCAGGAAGAAGCCCAGCTGCGCGCCCGGCCGATCGCCTGGGAGGCCGATACGGTCGGCTGGCGTTTCCTGCAAGCCACGCCGGCCGGCTGGGCCCCGCTCGCCGGGGATGTGTTCGCGCCGACCAAATGGCGCCTGCAGCTCGACGGCGTGGCCGTTACCGAAGGCGGGCGCGGCAACGGCGGCGCGCGCCTGGAGTTCGGGCGCGAGCTGATCGAAGGCCCCCAGCATGTGGTGCTGGTGCGCGGCGGCATCCGCGTCGACGTGGCCAGCGACGGCGCCGGCCGCTACTTCGCCAGCACGCCATGAAGCGCCTCCCCAGATTTTCCCCGTCTGCCCGCACTCCCTGGCGCTCGCCGGCGCGCGGTTTCACCCTGATCGAGGTGCTGGTCGCCCTGACCATCCTGGCCGTGGCGCTGACCGCCGCCATGCGCGCGATGGGATCGATGATCGAGGCTGGCTCGGCCTTGCAGACCCGCATGCTGGCCGAGTGGAGCGCCGAGAACCACCTCGCCACCTTGCGCCTGTCCAAGACCTGGCCCGAGCCCGGCACGCGCGGCTACGCCTGCCCGCAGGGCGGCGTGGAGCTGTACTGCGAGGAAACCATCTCGGGTACGCCCAACCCCTCTTTCCGCCGCGTCGAGATCGCGGTCTACCCCTCCGGCGCCGACAAATCCGTGCGCCTGGCCTGGCTAGTCACCATCGTTCCCAATGAAACGCGCAACCTGCTTTAAGTGCCTTGGGCGGCCACGCCCGGCCGTGGCCATGCGCGGCTTCACGCTGCTGGAAATGCTGGTGGCCATCACCTTGCTGGCGGTGATCGCAGTGATCGCCTGGCGCGGCCTGGACGCGATGACGCGCGGCCGTGAGCGCCTGACCGACCACGACAACCGCCTCAATACGCTCAAGCTGCTATACGGCCAGTTCCAGTCCGACTGCGAGCACCTGACCAGCCCGACCCTGCTGCAGGGCAGCCCGGTCGAGCTCGGCAATGGCCAGTTGCTGATGGTGCGCGACCGCCGCGACGAGGGCCGCCCCAGCCAGTGGCAGGTCGTCGTCTACCGCCTCGACGGCAACACCGTGGTGCGTGCGGCCAGCCCGCCGGCAGACAACCGCAGCGCGGTGCAAGCCGCGATGATCACGCTGCGCCAGGCGGGCGGCGGCGGCAACCTGGCTCGGCCGCTGGTGGGCGACGCCGACAGCCTGTCGGCGCGCGTCTGGGTGGAGCCCGGCGGCTGGCAGGCCGAGAACGGCCGCATCGCCGCCGCGCTGCTCAGCGGCAATGCCAGCGCCAGCGCGGTGGCCGCCTCCGGCGTGAGCGCCAGCCTGGGCGTGGCCACCACGGCGGTGCGCGCGATCGAGCTCAACCTTACGGCGCGCATGGGCGATGGCGACACGCCGCGGCGCTTCCAGAAGATCTGCATGACCGGCCTATGAGCAAACGCCCCGCTCCCCTTGTGCTGGCGGGCCGCAGCCAGCGCGGCGCCGCCGTGGTCACGGCCCTGCTGGTGGTCACGCTGGCGGTCGTGGTGGTATCCGGCATGCTGTGGCGCCAGCAAGTGCAGATCCGCTCCATCGAGAACCAGCGCCTGCTGGCCCAGGCCAGCTGGATCGAGCGCGCGGCCGTCGACTGGGCCCGCTTGATCCTGCGCGACGACCAGCGCCGCACCAGCGTGGACCAGCTGGGTGAGCCCTGGGCGGTGCCGATCGCGGAAACCCGCCTGTCGGACTTCCTCGGCGCCGGCCTGCGCACCGACCAGGAAGGCGAGACTTCCTTCCTCTCGGGCCGCATCCTCGACGCCCAGGCCCGCTTCAACCTCTCCAACCTCGTCCTGTGGACGGCCAGCGAAACGCAAGGCCGGGTCGCCACCATCGATGCCCCCAGCCTGGCGATCTATCGCCGCCTGTTGCAGACGCTGGGCCTGAACGCCTCGCTGGCCGAGCCGACCGCGCGCTACCTGGTAAGCGCCGCCGGCGCCAGCAATGGCGCCAGCAGCGACAGCCAGCGCGGGCTGCGCGCGCCCGACGACGTCAACGACCTGCTCGCCATTCCGGGCTACACGCCGGAGATCGTGGCCACGCTGGCACCCTTCGTCGACGTGCTGCCCGAGCGCACGCTGGTCAACGCCAATACCGCCGAGGCCGAAGTGCTGGCCGCCGTGATCGACAAGCTGCCGCTGGACCGCGCCCGCGAAGTGGTGCGCCAGCGCGACCGCGCCTACTTCAACAACATCGGCGACCTGCAGACGCAATTGCGCACGCTGGCGCCGCAGGCCGACCCCAACACCGCCACCAGCACGCTCGACGTACGCACCCACTATTTCCTGATCTACGGGCTGATCCGCCACGAGCGCGCCAGCCGCATGCAGGTCTCGCTGGTCTACCGCGGCGAAGTGCTGGGCAACGCCAATACCACCCGGGTGGTCTGGGTGCGCGATATCGACCGGATGCCGGAGCAGCGCTGATCGTGCAACCCCTCGCCCGTCTGGCCGTCATGGCTGGCGGATTTTGGGATCATGCTGTCGGATCGCGCCGGGCGAAAAGGGTTAGCGTGAGGTGGCCGCAAACGGCCAGCGCGCGCTTCCCGGGCGTTTGACCAGCAGCATCAGACAGATACGTATTGACGCCAATTCGTCACACAGGCAAGGTATGCTCCGGCCCGGCGGAAGCGGTAGTCCATGGACCCTGGCGCCCGCCCGTCCTGTGCCGCCAGCAGTACCGCAGCCGGCGTCAACCATGCAGCGGCGCAGTCCGCTGCATGGGTCACATGCCCCCGCTATCGTTCATTGACGCCATTGTTGGCGCTGTAGCAAGGAAATCTTGAGCACCACCCTGTACGTCCGCCTGCCGCATCGGCCGCACGACCAGCCGCAACCCTGGCACTTCGGCGCCCTGCCGTTTGCCCTGGTCCGCACGGCCGTCGCCGACCGTAGTCGCCGGCAAGGCCCCCAGGCGGCCGGGCAGCTGTTGCGCGAAGGCCACGCCTCCATCTCCGAACTGCCTCCCGCCGAGCGCCTGGTCCTGATCATGGCGGCCAGCGATGTGCTGCTGACGGGAGCCACGGTGCCACCACTTGCGCCGGCGCGGCTCAAGCTGGCGCTGCCGAATCTGGTCGAGGAGGTGCTCGCCACAGATGCCCAGCCTTGCCATATCGCCGTGGGCCCGGCCCTCGACGCACTGCCGGGCAAGGCGGCCAGCGGCTCGCGCCGGCGCTTGCTGATGGTGACGGACCGCGCCTGGCTGCGTGCTGTGCTGGACGCCTTTGCCGAGCATCGCCACCGCCGGCGCCACGTGTTGCCAGCGCAGTTGTGCCTGCCCCTGCCGCCCGTGGCGCAGCCCACTGATGCCGGCGCCGATGCCAGCGCCGACCGCGCCGGCAGCCCCCGCGGCCACGACGCCCATGGCCGCGCTGGCGCTCGAAGCCGCCTCGCTGACCAGCGCATCGCCCCTGTTTGAAACGGAGGGCGTACCCGCGCCAGCCGAGCTTTCGCGCTACTGGCAACTGACCGTGCGCAGCAGTGAGTACGCCGGCTACGGCCTGCTGCTCGGCTCCGAGGCGCTCGCCGCCTGGCAGGGGCTCGCCCTCGCCGGTGACTGGTACGCCTCACCGGATGCCCTCGCGCAGGTGGCGCCGTCTGGCGCGCACCCGCTCGACTGGCGGGCATGGATCGAAGGGGCGCAGGCCAGCCTGCGCGAGCCCGCGCTCGACCTGGCCCAGTTCGAATTCGCCCAGGGCCGCGCCGACCGTTGGAACCTCAAGGCCTGGCGCCTGCCGCTGGCGCTGGCCGCCGGCCTGGCGGTGGTCCAGCTGATCGGCATGAACGTCCATTGGCTGCTGCTGCGCCAGGAAGCGCAGCGCCTCGCGGCCGCTCAGGAACAGACGTTGCGCAGCGCCTTTCCGCAAATCCCCGTGGTGATCGATCCGCCGCTGCAGATGCGCCGCCAGGTCGAGCAGCTGCGCCTGGCGAGCGGCCGCAGCACGCCTGACGATTTCCTGCCGCTGGCCGACCGCTTCGGCCAGGCCGCGCGCCAGCTCGCGCCGGACGCGCTGCTGGCGCTCGAGTACCACGGGCACACCTTGTTCGCCACGCTCAAGCCTGGCACCGACACCAACGCGCTACGCAGCGCGGCGCGCCAGTCCGGGCTGGCCATGGAAGCCGACAACAGCCCGCCCGACGCCTCGCGCGCCAACGCACCGGCCGGCACGCGCTGGTCGATCAAGCCCAGCCTGTGAGCGCGGACCGCCAAGTGAACCCGATGAAAGACACCGCACCCAAGCCCGGCCCCCGCGCCACCCAGCGCAGCCCGGCTGGCCGCGCGCGCGTCGCGGACCGGCTCGCGCGCCTGCGCCCGCGCGTGCCGCAGCGCTGGCAGGAACGCTTCGATGCATTCTGGTCGGCGCGCAACCCGCGTGAGCAGGCCATCCTGGCCGGCGGCAGCGCCGTGCTGGCGCTGGTGATCGGCTACACCGTCCTGTGGGAACCCGCCGCCGACGGCCGCGCCAAGCTGCAGCGCAGCCTGCCGCAGCTGCGCAGCGACTCCGCGGAGATGGAAACGCTGGCGCAGGAAGCGCGCGGCCTGGCGGCCAGCCCGGCCCCGTCGCTGCGCGGCGAGGCGCTCAACCAGGCCTTGCAGGAAAGCCTGGCCCAGCACGGCCTCAAGGCCACCCGGCTCAACGGCACCGGCGACAATAGCGTGCAGGTGCAGCTCGACAAGGTGCCGTTCGGCTCTGTGGCCAGCTGGCTGCAGGACGTGCGCCAGCAGCAGCGCCTCAAGGTCATCGATACCCGCATCGTCTACGTGGGCGCCACGGCCATGGTGAACGTCACCGCCACCCTGCAAGGCCCCGCGGCGAATCCGGGCGGGCGCGGCTGATGGCGCGCCTGGAAGCCCTGAGGCTCGCCCGCCGCCGCGTTGCCAGCCCTCGTGGCTGGCAACGCGCGGGCTGGCTTGCACTTGGCTGCGTCACCGTGGCGCTGACCGTGCTGGCGGCATTTCCCGCGGCATGGATTGCCGATAGCATTGCCAGCCAGAGCCAGCGCCGCGTGTTGCTGGCCGATGCCGATGGCTCGCTGTGGAACGGCAGCGCCACCCTGGCCCTGTCGGCCGGCGCCGGC from Cupriavidus sp. D39 includes the following:
- a CDS encoding type II secretion system protein M; this translates as MKDTAPKPGPRATQRSPAGRARVADRLARLRPRVPQRWQERFDAFWSARNPREQAILAGGSAVLALVIGYTVLWEPAADGRAKLQRSLPQLRSDSAEMETLAQEARGLAASPAPSLRGEALNQALQESLAQHGLKATRLNGTGDNSVQVQLDKVPFGSVASWLQDVRQQQRLKVIDTRIVYVGATAMVNVTATLQGPAANPGGRG
- the gspK gene encoding type II secretion system minor pseudopilin GspK; the encoded protein is MSKRPAPLVLAGRSQRGAAVVTALLVVTLAVVVVSGMLWRQQVQIRSIENQRLLAQASWIERAAVDWARLILRDDQRRTSVDQLGEPWAVPIAETRLSDFLGAGLRTDQEGETSFLSGRILDAQARFNLSNLVLWTASETQGRVATIDAPSLAIYRRLLQTLGLNASLAEPTARYLVSAAGASNGASSDSQRGLRAPDDVNDLLAIPGYTPEIVATLAPFVDVLPERTLVNANTAEAEVLAAVIDKLPLDRAREVVRQRDRAYFNNIGDLQTQLRTLAPQADPNTATSTLDVRTHYFLIYGLIRHERASRMQVSLVYRGEVLGNANTTRVVWVRDIDRMPEQR
- a CDS encoding EF-hand domain-containing protein — its product is MQGNLKARSIRNFMAASAVFLAMGGAAFAQTAAPAAPAAPAPGPQAGMRHHMEHGGGMWFKSIDTDGDGTISKAEADALFNKIDTNHDGKLDKNELAAYRKTMMEQRRAEMQAELEARFKAADKNGDGALTKAEVQAGMPHLAKHFDQLDTNHDGKLTLDEIRAGMQKMHEQRMQRMPRNNQPNPAAPSSGGG
- the gspG gene encoding type II secretion system major pseudopilin GspG, which encodes MRRNVATLPDSTSRLGRRRSRGFTLIEIMVVIVILGVLAALVVPKIMSRPDEARIVAARQDISSIMQALKLYRLDNSRYPTTEQGLAALVAKPTTEPVPNNWKGGGYLEKLPKDPWGHPYQYLNPGVRGEIDVFSFGADGQAGGSGNDADIGNWE
- a CDS encoding prepilin-type N-terminal cleavage/methylation domain-containing protein, encoding MSTWPQERRIRGHRGRGFTLLELLVVMVIAGIVISLVAVNAAPNERGRVLDDGQRIARLFELAQEEAQLRARPIAWEADTVGWRFLQATPAGWAPLAGDVFAPTKWRLQLDGVAVTEGGRGNGGARLEFGRELIEGPQHVVLVRGGIRVDVASDGAGRYFASTP
- a CDS encoding PulJ/GspJ family protein codes for the protein MKRATCFKCLGRPRPAVAMRGFTLLEMLVAITLLAVIAVIAWRGLDAMTRGRERLTDHDNRLNTLKLLYGQFQSDCEHLTSPTLLQGSPVELGNGQLLMVRDRRDEGRPSQWQVVVYRLDGNTVVRAASPPADNRSAVQAAMITLRQAGGGGNLARPLVGDADSLSARVWVEPGGWQAENGRIAAALLSGNASASAVAASGVSASLGVATTAVRAIELNLTARMGDGDTPRRFQKICMTGL
- the gspI gene encoding type II secretion system minor pseudopilin GspI — its product is MKRLPRFSPSARTPWRSPARGFTLIEVLVALTILAVALTAAMRAMGSMIEAGSALQTRMLAEWSAENHLATLRLSKTWPEPGTRGYACPQGGVELYCEETISGTPNPSFRRVEIAVYPSGADKSVRLAWLVTIVPNETRNLL
- a CDS encoding general secretion pathway protein, yielding MQLSLRPAFRFNPSSLWLPRLAGLVLFVALCALATRWVLTFSAMRTIAVPHAARVAQTEAVETGAAGTLFGGNAQSGVRDVQLIGVVADIGSGAGAAIVSLDGGPPKAVRAGTALSSQIRLTEVRDRGIVIERNGVRQEIALPVPAIVTRGPAAAAQPALPAGAAAPLSTPMPVPATPIPAPPPQSLPQQQSQPLPGQPGGNEPISAKD